A region of Salvia splendens isolate huo1 chromosome 17, SspV2, whole genome shotgun sequence DNA encodes the following proteins:
- the LOC121774438 gene encoding uncharacterized protein LOC121774438, which yields MQSGGSSSAPTTRIVESVENQSTIEVELDWNDIDADPGKRKSIEAFDVAIRDRVRREYLVRGPCQPIRNTYPKKKYGIQERSFQDAWFTKFPWLEYSESKNAAFCFWCYLFKQSDKGGRYVEDAFTKTGFNNWKNALQKFNQHVGAANSCHNYARIQFEAFQDQRHSVANVFRANTRKAEVAYRVRLTASLDELANACASEVILAIVKDIGDRVFTILVDEARDVSLKEQMGVVLRYVNSEGYVIERFFGIVHVTDTCSRSLKNAIDDLLSKHNSSLSRVRGQGYDGASNMRASYKRKDQLRKLQQERLVVQLNDEEVTSARGQNQESSLVVDLIIQEMNNRFSEASTDLLKCIACLDLRNSFSEFNEHQVIHIATLYPDDFSASECLHLPRDLGSFAMKMVKTKKHLVFPLVYRIIELTLVLPVATASIERAFSAMKTIKTELRNRMGDEWMNDSLVVYIEKDIFSTIDNEPIPQRFQSTKTRRIQLPPL from the exons atgcaaagtgGTGGTTCTTCATCTGCTCCAACTactagaattgttgaatcagtAGAAAATCAGTCTACAATAGAAGTTGAATTGGATTGGAATGATATTGATGCTGATCCAGGAAAACGAAAGTCAATAGAGGCTTTTGATGTTGCTATTCGGGATAGAgtacggagagagtatttgGTTAGAGGTCCTTGCCAACCAATTAGGAATACATATCCGAAAAAGAAATATGGTATTCAAGAAAGAAGTTTTCAAGATGCTTGGTTTACAAAATTTCCATGGTTAGAGTATAGTGAATCAAAAAATGCAGCCTTTTGCTTTTGGTGCTATCTTTTCAAGCAATCGGATAAAGGAGGTCGATATGTAGAAGATGCTTTTACAAAGACAGGCTTTAACAATTGGAAAAATGCACTACAAAAATTCAATCAACATGTTGGGGCTGCAAATAGTTGTCACAATTATGCTCGAATTCAGTTTGAAGCTTTTCAAGATCAAAGGCACAGTGTGGCAAATGTATTTCGAGCAAATACTCGTAAGGCGGAAGTTGCATATCGTGTTCGGTTGACTGCTTCATTGGAT GAATTAGCAAATGCTTGTGCTTCAGAAGTCATACTTGCCATAGTCAAAGATATTGGGGATAGAGTTTTCACTATCTTGGTTGATGAGGCTCGAGATGTTTCATTGAAGGAACAAATGGGTGTTGTTTTAAGATACGTGAATAGTGAAGGATATGTGATTGAGCGATTTTTTGGGATTGTACACGTAACTGACACTTGTTCTCGTTCTTTGAAAAATGCTATTGATGATTTATTATCGAAGCATAATTCATCTCTATCCAGAGTGAGAGGTCAAGGATACGATGGAGCTTCAAATATGCGAG CATCTTATAAGAGAAAGGATCAACTTAGGAAGTTGCAACAGGAAAGATTAGTTGTACAACTTAATGATGAAGAAGTGACTAGTGCAAGAGGTCAAAATCAAGAAAGTAGTTTG GTTGTTGATTTAATTATACAAGAGATGAATAATCGGTTTTCTGAAGCTAGCACCGACTTGCTAAAATGCATAGCGTGTCTTGATCTAAGAAATTCGTTCTCTGAATTCAATGAGCATCAAGTCATTCATATTGCTACTTTATATCCCGATGACTTCTCTGCTAGCGAATGTTTACATCTTCCACG TGATTTGGGAAGTTTTGCTATGAAAATGGTCAAAACTAAGAAGCATTTAGTTTTTCCATTGGTCTATCGGATTATTGAGCTGACCTTGGTTTTACCTGTTGCTACTGCTTCTATTGAGAGAGCATTTTCTGCAATGAAGACTATCAAGACTGAATTACGAAATCGAATGGGAGACGAGTGGATGAATGACAGCCTAGTTGTGTATATTGAGAAGGATATTTTTTCAACGATTGATAACGAGCCGATCCCGCAGCGTTTTCAATCGACGAAAACACGTAGAATTCAGTTGCCGCCGCTTTAG